Proteins found in one Aspergillus chevalieri M1 DNA, chromosome 2, nearly complete sequence genomic segment:
- the RTC1 gene encoding WD repeat protein (COG:U;~EggNog:ENOG410PHM3;~InterPro:IPR036322,IPR015943,IPR019775,IPR001680, IPR037590,IPR017986;~PFAM:PF00400;~go_function: GO:0005515 - protein binding [Evidence IEA];~go_process: GO:0032008 - positive regulation of TOR signaling [Evidence IEA]), with amino-acid sequence MSDLSRLSTNVTSTSSNSSTTNLASPVPPPPPPPPAHQTSQKYSHRAASALARFAQPFLSASRPPSPQTSSAANSRTELSAGPRHTRSKSLPGVSQSVTHKTGIPISALDISPQRTHAVIGGKEILKTIRVSPDHSSEEYNLRNAIISFSSTHYGGSTLSARHKDQLAVKDVKWSHGNFDQVIATAVANGRIVVYDLHRTGLEFCRFQGHSRQVHRLAFNPHFPAWLLSGSQDSSIRMWDLRMASSERGVSTCGSKELYNGNSDAIRDIRWSPSDGVMFATATDSGAVQLWDYRKTNAPLMRITAHDRSCFSVDWHPDGNHVITGGADRQVKVWDFSPSAERRQKPTFQFRTPQAVLNARWRPPSWIRDSSQGSSDWQSLQVVTSYDKEDPRIHLWDLQRPHIPFREFDRYDTQAADLLWHSKDLLWTVGDSGAFTQTDVRYAPQVVNRRPTGSIAWSPNGEVLAFMQKRPRRSPLGLTTSEFLGYEANESNASERGLGHSPADDILDEPSFTSAIRHRHTKSVGARPSKSLGSTPPGAPDFIPVAPLEQALSKSKATGPRQLGVMGSIPGATMDSTLFRYLTCQYCALMGSSDEKPVPSDLLRSLLESFDYNAESAEAASLFQLAQTWRIVKFAALQALQIKAREQLRSTDKTASGVKKKMSKEVLLGEKSRPLDESRHDKMKNRLFKGVMETEGHRNALSDGESLSNLATPLARPLPDSPIGSDSSVTSNVGLADIQPLPPSVLSLNTGTLDSKDWSDMDARDSVQFQHRQSTSSDHISSTSSLSGQVQGSASSDFADQRSAPRAITGRVDWHGSEEDEYAQRIEDKRAAIRDYKQFPKKVLSLESPIESKPANFHHHESSDSFPMFSASTESSRPSKSIGASFSPTSKMYDIAEIGEHRKKAIDGEATERNQIRSRSGSLLEADPVLVQDKGAVRTNMSFEESLPDTDHVHLERPSSPPMLLKESNPLESPNQEEDLQVDKDSIASHTAIPEATEDICGMALPIQSDMTENKPWSVEFLMREAIRHYHSNSTHVDIQTAAHLLQKLHILFQDCDNILPYEECEMIFKTYNEQLLRQSMYLEAAELRLLCVPSYPSVYDYAQMDTFINVFCFKCKRPYENPKQDNRRCHRCDTPQDPCAICMSLDPPPEWVAEQSESLARTDDSEEDPETATQLLSPGSSLQTEPIPPSEMQQFKEPYLDSFTAPRPKGSSLWTWCQGCGHGGHMACITTWLNDVSMSEGGCATPGCMHDCGPGPRREQNRAAMLEESERRDPVGRRTGAGFARRDRWDMTESNAAEKARGMLGVGPGIPADGAMSSGTISPKKVRLVTPSEQGKRRAGTTRVSLGGAVEQGGRDRLT; translated from the exons ATGTCGGACCTTTCGCGTCTCTCCACCAACGTCACCTCTACCAGCAGCAATAGCAGCACTACGAACCTCGCATCGCCcgttcctcctcctccaccgccTCCTCCGGCACATCAAACCAGCCAGAAATACTCTCATCGGGCAGCCAGCGCCCTGGCCAGATTTGCCCAACCATTCTTGTCTGCGTCTCGCCCGCCCAGTCCGCAGACCTCTTCCGCTGCCAATAGTCGTACCGAATTGTCTGCTGGTCCTCGTCACACGAGATCCAAGTCTTT GCCTGGAGTTTCTCAATCAGTAACCCATAAAACCGGCATTCCCATTTCAGCTTTGGATATCTCGCCCCAACGGACCCATGCAGTAATCGGCGGCAAGGAGATCCTCAAGACCATTCGCGTATCGCCAGACCATTCTTCGGAGGAATACAACTTGCGCAATGCGATCATTAGCTTTTCATCCACCCATTATGGGGGAAGTACGCTCTCTGCGCGGCACAAGGACCAGCTAGCGGTGAAAGATGTGAAATGGTCCCATGGGAATTTTGACCAGGTTATCGCCACGGCCGTAGCCAATGGCCGCATTGTTGTCTACGACTTACATCGTACCGGCCTCGAGTTCTGTCGTTTCCAGGGACATAGCCGCCAGGTCCACCGGCTGGCATTCAACCCGCACTTCCCAGCATGGTTACTTTCGGGGAGTCAGGATTCCTCTATTCGGATGTGGGACTTACGCATGGCCTCCTCCGAAAGGGGCGTTTCTACATGTGGTAGCAAGGAACTATACAATGGGAACAGTGATGCTATTCGCGATATCAGGTGGTCTCCAAGCGATGGCGTCATGTTTGCTACCGCCACGGACAGTGGTGCTGTTCAGCTGTGGGATTACCGCAAGACCAATGCTCCCTTGATGCGAATCACGGCTCACGATCGCTCGTGTTTTTCGGTTGATTGGCACCCAGACGGGAATCACGTTATTACGGGGGGCGCAGACCGGCAGGTCAAGGTTTGGGACTTCTCACCTTCGGCCGAGCGACGACAGAAACCGACTTTCCAATTCCGGACTCCGCAGGCGGTCCTGAACGCTCGTTGGCGTCCGCCCTCCTGGATCAGGGATTCGTCGCAGGGCTCGAGCGATTGGCAGTCGTTGCAAGTGGTGACGTCCTATGACAAGGAGGATCCACGCATCCATCTCTGGGACCTGCAGCGCCCACATATACCCTTTCGGGAATTTGATCGGTATGACACCCAGGCGGCCGATCTGCTCTGGCATTCTAAGGACCTCTTGTGGACGGTGGGGGATTCTGGAGCTTTTACCCAGACGGATGTTCGATATGCGCCCCAAGTGGTCAATCGTCGTCCGACAGGCTCCATTGCCTGGAGTCCCAATGGCGAAGTGCTCGCGTTCATGCAGAAGCGTCCTCGTCGAAGTCCTCTGGGTCTTACCACTTCAGAGTTTCTAGGCTACGAGGCAAACGAGAGCAACGCCAGCGAGAGGGGCCTGGGTCACAGCCCAGCTGACGATATCCTGGATGAACCGTCCTTCACGTCTGCCATCCGTCATCGACATACGAAGTCTGTTGGTGCCCGGCCGTCAAAATCGCTGGGCAGTACGCCACCTGGCGCTCCGGATTTCATTCCCGTTGCCCCGCTGGAACAAGCATTGTCGAAAAGCAAGGCAACAGGACCCCGGCAGCTGGGAGTAATGGGTAGCATTCCGGGAGCCACGATGGATTCGACCCTCTTCCGATATTTAACTTGCCAGTACTGCGCTTTAATGGGAAGTAGCGACGAGAAACCGGTTCCCTCTGACCTTTTACGGTCTCTTCTTGAGTCATTCGATTATAATGCAGAGTCTGCAGAAGCGGCTTCCCTTTTCCAGTTGGCTCAGACCTGGAGAATCGTCAAATTTGCCGCCCTACAGGCGCTTCAGATCAAGGCACGAGAGCAGCTCCGGTCGACTGACAAGACTGCCAGCGGCGTTAAGAAGAAGATGTCCAAGGAAGTCCTACTAGGCGAGAAAAGTCGTCCACTAGACGAGAGCAGACATGACAAGATGAAGAACCGGTTGTTCAAAGGTGTCATGGAAACGGAGGGGCATCGAAATGCGCTCTCTGACGGGGAAAGCCTTTCCAATCTGGCTACACCCCTGGCCCGTCCATTGCCGGATTCCCCAATAGGATCGGACAGCAGCGTCACATCCAACGTCGGGCTGGCTGATATTCAACCGCTACCACCGTCCGTTCTCAGTTTGAATACGGGCACCCTGGACTCGAAGGATTGGTCTGACATGGACGCCCGCGACTCCGTACAGTTCCAGCACCGTCAATCGACTTCAAGTGACCATATTTCGTCAACAAGTTCCCTATCAGGACAGGTCCAAGGCTCCGCGTCTTCAGACTTTGCTGACCAAAGATCAGCTCCGCGGGCAATCACTGGTCGGGTCGACTGGCACGGCTCCGAAGAGGATGAATATGCACAGAGAATCGAAGATAAGCGAGCAGCCATCCGTGACTATAAACAGTTTCCCAAGAAGGTACTATCGCTCGAATCACCTATAGAATCAAAGCCAGCCAACTTTCATCACCATGAATCATCGGATAGCTTCCCTATGTTCTCTGCCTCTACGGAGAGTTCACGTCCCTCCAAGTCAATCGGTGCATCTTTTTCTCCCACGTCGAAGATGTATGATATCGCCGAGATCGGTGAGCACAGGAAGAAAGCAATAGATGGCGAAGCCACTGAGCGAAACCAAATTAGGTCCCGTAGTGGCTCGCTATTGGAAGCTGATCCTGTGCTTGTGCAGGATAAAGGAGCTGTGCGGACTAACATGTCTTTCGAAGAGAGCTTGCCGGATACTGACCATGTTCATCTTGAACGACCTTCTAGTCCCCCAATGCTTCTGAAAGAGTCCAACCCTCTTGAATCGCCTAACCAAGAAGAGGATCTCCAAGTCGACAAAGACTCGATAGCTTCTCACACCGCAATACCTGAAGCCACTGAAGATATTTGTGGAATGGCACTTCCTATTCAGTCAGACATGACGGAAAACAAGCCTTGGAGCGTCGAATTTTTGATGAGGGAGGCAATCCGGCATTaccacagcaacagcacccACGTCGATATCCAGACTGCTGCTCATCTGCTCCAGAAACTACATATACTCTTCCAGGATTGCGATAACATCCTTCCTTATGAGGAATGTGAGATGATATTTAAAACATACAACGAACAGCTGCTGCGACAATCGATGTACCTCGAGGCCGCGGAGCTGCGGCTTCTCTGCGTTCCGTCCTACCCGTCCGTGTATGACTATGCACAGATGGACACTTTCATCAACGTCTTCTGTTTTAAATGCAAACGACCATACGAAAACCCGAAACAGGATAACCGTCGTTGTCATCGCTGCGATACGCCTCAGGACCCCTGTGCTATCTGCATGAGCCTCGATCCGCCTCCTGAATGGGTTGCGGAGCAGTCAGAATCTCTAGCGCGCACCGATGACTCTGAAGAAGATCCCGAAACCGCAACGCAGCTTCTGTCGCCTGGTTCATCACTCCAAACAGAGCCCATCCCCCCGTCTGAAATGCAGCAGTTTAAAGAACCGTATTTGGACTCCTTCACCGCTCCACGGCCCAAGGGATCATCCCTTTGGACTTGGTGCCAAGGCTGCGGACATGGCGGCCACATGGCCTGCATCACCACATGGCTGAACGACGTTTCAATGAGCGAAGGTGGCTGCGCAACCCCAGGCTGTATGCACGACTGCGGGCCAGGCCCACGCCGTGAACAAAATCGTGCCGCAATGCTCGAGGAATCCGAACGCCGCGATCCTGTCGGCCGCAGAACAGGTGCAGGCTTCGCTAGACGAGATCGCTGGGACATGACGGAGAGTAACGCTGCGGAGAAAGCTCGGGGCATGCTGGGAGTTGGACCTGGTATTCCGGCCGACGGTGCAATGTCCTCAGGGACTATTTCGCCAAAGAAAGTACGGCTTGTCACACCTAGCGAGCAAGGGAAGCGACGGGCCGGTACGACTCGAGTTAGCCTGGGGGGTGCAGTTGAGCAGGGAGGCCGTGATCGTCTGACGTAA
- a CDS encoding uncharacterized protein (COG:S;~EggNog:ENOG410PQ86;~InterPro:IPR015381;~PFAM:PF09302;~go_component: GO:0005634 - nucleus [Evidence IEA];~go_process: GO:0006302 - double-strand break repair [Evidence IEA]) produces the protein MSKWQRLRLPKREGLPPLLYNYSGTSKGYEIYITDLTLLWSEKLSNRQIRKRADEDDTTIDPSEDSEQFRVLLQKIEEALRSNPGSSMALTSGANTDSLELHLTTKLPAPLRPLKWNIYLSKEPLTAATNHLLLPLLREEKDRELRQRTLLDQLKQKDWVLGKLFDKIEAMGIELSTIFPGISGLRGARKQTSLAQAAKYIRGVAPFDEQAWLDETNKSSPESRLTSAILREVSGPDSASDQEKVHPPPDGWWESLDIHSTAVVSPEPEERNETSEPEPKATKDADQMDVDTASEDDDDEFERQERPPKSKQQQPTRKEPQLSKKPEPEPPKSPFPLPQKAQQKPSKGIGKIGGAKEKPKSPGAEPEPEPERKEPYSQPPSTRSSSSDLEEPPSRPTRSVKTPSATPSDRPTDSDASSDQDERRQPTPLPKPSPPKPKVKEPQQKKPRGGLGVIGGKKKPPKESIAPPPVPSSPTSEPSKSASPPPPSQPQQPKPERAGKLGVIGGKKSKPTTTAKSEPEPEPAPRPCLKRKSESRSPSPPGIGIRPKQESQEGKSKIKEPESEPDKEETGQEKADRKREELKKQLEVKSKAPAKKKRKF, from the exons ATGTCGAAATGGCAGAGACTACGCCTCCCAAAGCGCGAGGGACTTCCTCCGCTCCTCTACAATTACAGCGGGACATCTAAAGGCTACGAGATATACATCACGGATCTGACTCTACTGTGGTCGGAGAAGCTCAGCAATCGACAGATTCGCAAGAGAGCCGATGAAGACGACACGACTATTGATCCAAGCGAAGATTCTGAGCAATTCAGAGTTCTACTTCAAAAGATCGAAGAGGCGCTCCGCAGCAATCCCGGGAGCAGTATGGCACTGACCAGCGGAGCCAATACCGATTCCTTAGAACTACATCTAACGACGAAACTTCCTGCTCCGTTGAGGCCACTAAAATGGAATATATACCTGTCCAAGGAACCATTAACTGCTGCGACAAACCACCTACTTCTGCCCTTGCtgagagaagagaaggaccGGGAATTGCGCCAACGGACTCTTCTCGACCAGCTTAAGCAGAAAGACTGGGTCCTGGGGAAGCTTTTCGACAAGATTGAGGCGATGGGTATTGAGTTGAGCACCATCTTCCCCGGCATCTCTGGGCTGCGCGGCGCTCGAAAACAGACATCATTAGCCCAGGCGGCGAAATACATCAGAGGGGTTGCGCCGTTTGACGAGCAGGCGTGGTTGGATGAGACGAACAAGTCCTCTCCTGAGTCGCGTCTCACGTCGGCCATCCTGAGAGAGGTTTCGGGGCCTGATTCAGCCTCAGACCAGGAGAAAGTCCACCCGCCACCGGACGGATGGTGGGAATCGCTGGACATACACAGCACTGCTGTAGTCAGCCCTGAGCCAGAGGAAAGAAATGAAACGTCAGAGCCAGAACCTAAAGCCACCAAGGATGCAGACCAAATGGATGTGGACACAGCTTCtgaagacgatgacgacgaatTTGAG CGTCAAGAGAGACCTCCGAAATccaaacagcaacaacctACCAGAAAAGAACCTCAACTCTCGAAGAAACCCGAACCAGAACCACCAAAGTCACCCTTTCCACTCCCGCAAAAAGCCCAACAAAAACCCTCCAAAGGGATTGGGAAAATCGGCGGCGCAAAGGAAAAACCAAAGTCACCTGGCGCCGAACCTGAGCCAGAGCCCGAACGCAAAGAACCATATTCACAACCGCCATCAACaagatcatcatcctcagaTCTTGAAGAGCCACCCTCACGACCCACCAGATCAGTCAAAACACCATCAGCCACGCCCTCAGATCGACCAACAGACTCAGATGCCTCTTCGGATCAAGACGAGCGTCGTCAGCCAACCCCACTACCCAAACCATCACCCCCTAAACCCAAAGTAAAAGAACCGCAGCAAAAGAAGCCTCGCGGTGGTCTAGGTGTAATAGGTGGCAAGAAGAAGCCACCCAAAGAGTCTATAGCTCCACCCCCAGTCCCGTCCTCCCCAACTTCAGAACCGTCAAAGTCAGCATCACCACCGCCTCCATCACAACCTCAACAACCTAAACCAGAACGCGCAGGAAAACTAGGCGTTATCGGCGGCAAGAAGTCCAAACCAACCACAACAGCCAAGTCTGAGCCCGAACCcgaaccagcaccaaggcCATGCCTCAAACGTAAATCTGAATCTAGATCACCCTCACCACCGGGGATAGGAATCAGGCCTAAACAAGAGTCACAGGAGGGCAAATCCAAAATAAAGGAGCCAGAATCAGAGCCTGACAAGGAAGAGACGGGGCAGGAGAAAGCAGATAGGAAGCGagaggagttgaagaagcAATTGGAGGTGAAGAGTAAGGCGCCGGCGAAGAAAAAGCGGAAGTTCTAG
- a CDS encoding splicing factor cactin (COG:T;~EggNog:ENOG410PFCZ;~InterPro:IPR018816,IPR019134;~PFAM:PF10312,PF09732;~go_function: GO:0005515 - protein binding [Evidence IEA]) → MSSQLPDRSSTKRSRSRSPSSWRQPQKVPRRYDEGDRRREWDNRPSQGQPRNMKDQVRLNQLQEDEQVREWVAQEDIFVLKQAKKKAEIRVKEGRAKPIDWLAVTLRVIDPTRNPLDDEIADSELDLVDPDGVFEGLSQGQLGDLEKDIDTFLHLENNSQNKDFWKTMKIICRDRQKTTAPQGRALNSVAADINRLLSSKSYEQLQTLEVQVKKKLDSNEPIDTDYWEELLRSLGVWKARAKLKKVYQAVIEERVRGLRQQQSEEAESVRAKLAPLAPIIETGSDEKVAEVIDEDEFKGLDPDPLLQIRPEDKVLEIVDESAFLNQVVCERQKIMKMGFVPLRQRQTEKPSAAAPVNQTSNAPVTGAISRFSAIPNEDFSQATKALYERELAKGVSENEEIFTGEEAVSTNTRPQWASKYRPRKPRYFNRVQMGYEWNKYNQTHYDHDNPPPKVVQGYKFNIFYPDLIDKTKAPTYKIEREHGRKRGQSFAQAGEEDTCLIRFMAGPPYEDIAFRIVDKEWDYSAKRERGFRTTFDKGILQLHFQFKRVYYRK, encoded by the exons ATGTCGTCGCAACTTCCAGATAGATCGAGTACGAAACGAAGCCGCTCCCGTTCTCCGTCATCCTGGCGACAACCCCAGAAAGTCCCGCGCAGATACGACGAAGGCGACCGACGGCGAGAATGGGACAACCGGCCATCGCAGGGCCAACCGCGAAATATGAAAGACCAAGTGCGGTTGAATCAGTTGCAGGAGGATGAACAGGTGCGAGAATGGGTGGCGCAAGAGGACATCTTCGTCCTCAAAcaggccaagaagaaggcagaGATTCGCGTCAAGGAAGGCCGTGCGAAGCCTATAGACTGGCTTGCGGTGACTCTGCGCGTGATTGATCCGACCAGGAACCCGCTGGACGATGAGATCGCAGACTCGGAGCTTGACCTGGTAGACCCGGACGGGGTGTTTGAGGGGTTGTCGCAAGGGCAACTGGGTGATCTGGAGAAAGATATTGATACTTTCTTGCATCTGGAGAACAATTCTCAGAACAAGGATTTCTGGAAG ACCATGAAGATCATCTGTCGAGATCGCCAAAAGACCACCGCTCCCCAAGGACGTGCCCTCAACTCTGTCGCTGCTGATATCAACCGACTCCTTAGTTCCAAATCATACGAACAACTTCAGACGCTGGAAGTGCAGGTCAAGAAGAAGCTGGACTCCAACGAACCGATCGATACCGATTACTGGGAAGAGCTGCTACGCAGTCTGGGGGTGTGGAAGGCTCGGGCGAAACTGAAGAAGGTCTACCAGGCCGTCATTGAAGAACGTGTTCGGGGATTACGCCAACAACAATCAGAAGAAGCTGAATCTGTCCGCGCCAAACTCGCTCCTCTTGCGCCGATAATCGAAACGGGTTCAGATGAGAAGGTAGCTGAGGttattgatgaagatgaatttAAAGGACTGGATCCTGATCCTCTGCTACAAATTCGTCCTGAGGATAAGGTTCTTGAGATAGTCGATGAGAGTGCCTTTTTGAACCAAGTG GTTTGCGAGCGCCAAAAGATTATGAAGATGGGCTTCGTTCCTCTTCGCCAGCGACAAACAGAGAAGCCGTCTGCGGCTGCTCCGGTCAACCAGACATCTAATGCGCCAGTGACAGGCGCAATTTCTCGTTTCTCCGCAATTCCGAACGAGGACTTCTCGCAAGCGACCAAGGCACTTTATGAGAGGGAACTTGCCAAAGGGGTTAGCGAAAACGAAGAGATCTTTACCGGCGAAGAGGCCGTCAGCACCAATACACGTCCACAATGGGCCAGTAAATACCGACCGCGCAAACCACGATACTTCAACCGGGTGCAGATGGGCTACGAATGGAACAAATACAACCAAACGCATTACGACCACGATAACCCGCCACCGAAGGTTGTCCAGGGGTACAAGTTTAACATCTTCTATCCGGATCTTATCGACAAAACAAAGGCTCCGACGTACAAGATTGAACGCGAGCATGGAAGAAAACGTGGACAGTCGTTTGCTCAGGCCGGGGAGGAGGACACATGCCTCATCCGGTTTATGGCAGGACCGCCGTATGAGGACATTGCGTTCCGGATTGTTGACAAGGAGTGGGACTATAGTGCGAAGAGGGAGCGAGGGTTTAGGACCACTTTTGACAAG GGCATTTTGCAACTGCACTTCCAATTCAAGAGG GTCTATTACCGCAAGTGA
- a CDS encoding forkhead box transcription factor (COG:K;~EggNog:ENOG410PRNW;~InterPro:IPR030456,IPR001766,IPR036390,IPR036388;~PFAM:PF00250;~go_function: GO:0003700 - DNA-binding transcription factor activity [Evidence IEA];~go_function: GO:0043565 - sequence-specific DNA binding [Evidence IEA];~go_process: GO:0006355 - regulation of transcription, DNA-templated [Evidence IEA]): protein MDCPSPIYNLQPGLSPVDQGTRQHQHQHQRSPYMAKRSESSPSVSSGIFEDDFFFCDPCPSSVENWTESSPDSVLSTWGLGSSHESTLSPLFSPQRVPLSGSLFDADHHQYRLPQNTANVSCSTTTTTGPTTDSIKVEQHSPLKTSLDPFFDWAYDGDFNISYNFESYYPPSSSSEIPASPSPQYETLAPTKAGTKSAVSPPLSPPAFSNPSPITTVKAEPQPERADSRSSSSVSAPLDTADLPYSKLIYLALFSAKDRKLPLQGIYRWFELNTTKGKEGSKGWQNSIRHNLSMNASFMPSREESPNGKRAVNYWRLTEDAIKRGGIHPTTRYRKQANQRKGLGSEAPAPQRQRSGARGGKATKITARNRGHANADELSLASAAARYHSAAATAAAQRQRQYYQKQAQQQQRPILPQLKLEQSQEQHQHGLQQRHQQQQQQPPNELYYYQRYTPCPTTALPGYSEAAPAASTDSFDLSNLVGRAGPPRDTPVIGDMGGSESLPLELGALCGMSYSTYNSPNRFFQDGQLPNGLPGGGWTS from the exons ATGGATTGTCCGTCTCCCATTTACAACCTCCAACCGGGCCTGTCTCCCGTCGACCAGGGGACTCGGCAGCATCAGCATCAGCATCAGCGGAGTCCCTATATGGCGAAACGATCGGAGTCTTCGCCTTCTGTCAGCTCTGGCATTTTCGAGGATGACTTCTTTTTCTGCGATCCTTGCCCCTCCTCGGTCGAGAATTGGACAGAATCCAGCCCAGACAGTGTGCTATCGACCTGGGGACTGGGAAGCTCCCATGAATCCACGCTCAGCCCGTTGTTCTCACCTCAGAGAGTGCCGTTGTCTGGATCACTTTTCGACGCTGACCACCACCAATATCGACTCCCTCAAAACACGGCCAATGTGTCTTGCtcgacaacgacaacgaccGGGCCAACCACAGACTCTATCAAGGTAGAGCAGCACTCACCTTTGAAGACATCCCTTGATCCTTTTTTCGATTGGGCCTACGATGGAGACTTCAACATCTCGTATAATTTCGAAAGCTATTACCctccctcctcatcttcagagATCCCGGCATCTCCGTCTCCTCAATATGAAACCTTGGCCCCGACTAAGGCGGGGACAAAGTCGGCAGTGAGCCCACCCTTATCCCCGCCGGCGTTCTCGAACCCTTCTCCGATTACCACTGTCAAGGCCGAGCCACAGCCAGAGCGCGCAGATTCGCGTTCGAGTTCGAGCGTCAGCGCACCACTGGATACCGCGGACCTTCCGTATTCCAAGTTGATTTACCTTGCTCTTTTCTCTGCAAAGGACAGGAAACTCCCTCTACAAGGTATTTACAGGTGGTTCGAACTGAACACTACCAAGGGCAAGGAGGGGTCAAAGGGCTGGCAGAATAGTATCCGCCACAATCTTTCCATGAACGCA TCCTTCATGCCTTCTCGAGAGGAATCGCCCAACGGCAAACGAGCCGTAAACTACTGGCGACTAACGGAAGATGCAATCAAGAGAGGCGGCATCCACCCTACGACGCGATATCGAAAACAGGCGAATCAGCGAAAAGGTCTAGGATCGGAAGCCCCGGCTCCTCAACGTCAGCGGTCTGGGGCTAGAGGCGGGAAAGCAACGAAAATCACGGCTAGAAACCGCGGGCATGCCAACGCGGACGAGCTGTCACTAGCCTCGGCAGCAGCACGATACCATTCAGCCGCGGCCACAGCGGCTGcacaacgacaacgacagtACTATCAGAAGCAggcccagcagcagcaaagaCCGATCCTGCCCCAGTTGAAACTCGAGCAGTCGCAggagcagcaccagcacGGACTCCAGCAGCGgcaccaacagcaacagcaacagccgcCAAACGAACTCTATTACTATCAGCGGTACACTCCGTGCCCCACGACAGCACTGCCAGGATATTCCGAAGCTGCTCCTGCAGCATCGACTGACAGCTTTGATTTGAGCAATCTTGTTGGCCGTGCGGGCCCTCCTCGGGACACCCCTGTCATCGGCGACATGGGTGGATCGGAGAGTCTCCCGTTGGAACTTGGTGCGTTATGTGGTATGTCGTATTCGACCTACAACTCTCCCAACAGGTTCTTTCAGGATGGACAGCTTCCCAATGGACTCCCCGGTGGTGGCTGGACATCCTGA